A part of Arachis hypogaea cultivar Tifrunner chromosome 12, arahy.Tifrunner.gnm2.J5K5, whole genome shotgun sequence genomic DNA contains:
- the LOC112726647 gene encoding uncharacterized protein isoform X1, whose product MGKKKLLESRCSPCYINDIMSHLEKTHSDAKLAEIEAIGFGFLRHIPKWPVKQGIMVALARSYNLDRNTLQLDAANISINADLIGRVFGLPSGGDDFPSFNDKNAAHVAVKKQFHRRTQTELRKFIYECSMESEADRMEFRRHFILVVLKMFLCPTTQPVISAWHIPPILDVSNPRRFIWPMKIFNWLKKAIKKYQLKKNKTCEGCMFALLVLYFQWLKHGQLEHCQEPEPWISAWTAEELEKKAINVLDEFQTRPKRERLSFFQIRKRSLGDSDDDSPVSTGMEESDNNDNIPLSSRIALNSSLATSISKNDSSVQKVLPEPQKRNMLDCDHDNDIPVSTKMRSSQNYVQQAKKLKTSENASKHNLLPSLKEEETSITHLKGKEILSGQYSEECQKKREAVNQKLHLLEKDIEELSKKLECKKKQFDSIHGQLSSYSSNVEVKRKEYERLQRGIEGRIKELESKEKRFSARMEDIELKERQIDERTMKLYSKEKQFEGQLEEVESIRKKYECKLKKILFKQKQVEAQSKELEAKMMQHEASVKSFKEQKQEVANYTDNQSSTDEGSFRLFSSEPNDRDILDVLRSMSDPAKVTLDIIKDPIDSHCKKGDQAMAIDDSHIFLLEQLMKISPDIASHVREEAMELALHMKANMRLSTDNSLVVLSFLMILSIYKLVSSFDEDEVLKLFEIVAHHKPAIEVFQMIGFADKISDFVENLIKNEQYIEAVRFICAYDLAEKNLAADLFREHVNKAKLTCESSCKEPKSIKIKAAKQEITSLKTVLQCISENNQECEDLVKEIQDRILEVEKLKRMIVMTSIKNNLQYLL is encoded by the exons AAAAGACCCATTCCGATGCGAAGTTAGCGGAAATAGAAGCTATAGGCTTCGGATTCTTGAGGCACATCCCAAAGTGGCCTGTGAAGCAGGGCATCATGGTGGCGTTGGCAAGGTCCTACAACCTTGATAGAAATACATTGCAGCTGGATGCTGCCAACATTTCAATTAACGCCGATTTAATTGGGCGTGTTTTCGGACTCCCTTCTGGTG GCGATGACTTCCCCTCTTTTAACGACAAGAATGCAGCTCATGTGGCAGTGAAAAAACAGTTCCATAGAAGAACACAGACCGAACTTCGCAAGTTCATATACGAATGCTCAATGGAAAGTGAAGCAGACAGGATGGAGTTTAGAAGACATTTCATATTAGTTGTCCTGAAAATGTTCTTGTGCCCCACAACCCAACCAGTAATCTCGGCATGGCACATTCCCCCGATTCTGGATGTTTCCAATCCAAGAAGATTCATTTGGCCAATGAAGATTTTCAACTGGTTGAAAAAGGCAATCAAAAAGTACCAACTTAAAAAGAACAAGACATGCGAAGGTTGCATGTTCGCCTTGTTG GTATTGTACTTCCAATGGCTGAAACATGGCCAGTTAGAGCATTGTCAAGAACCGGAGCCATGGATTTCTGCATGGACTGCTGAGGAGCTCGAGAAGAAGGCAATAAATGTTCTTGACGAG TTTCAAACACGGCCTAAGAGAGAGAGACTAAGCTTCTTTCAGATAAGGAAAAGGTCTCTAGGTGATTCAGATGATGATTCTCCAGTGAGTACTGGAATGGAAGAGTCTGATAATAATGACAATATTCCTTTGTCATCAcgcatagctctgaattcaagtTTAGCAACATCCATCAGTAAAAATGATAGCTCTGTTCAAAAGGTTCTTCCTGAACCTCAGAAACGAAATATGCTCGATTGTGACCATGACAATGATATTCCCGTGAGTACTAAGATGCGTAGTTCCCAAAACTATGTGCAGCAGGCCAAGAAATTAAAGACGTCGGAAAATGCTTCAAAACATAACTTACTCCCTTCTTTGAAAGAGGAAGAGACTTCTATAACACATTTGAAAGGAAAAGAGATATTGTCGGGTCAGTATTCAGAGGAATGCCAAAAGAAGAGAGAAGCTGTAAATCAGAAATTGCACTTGCTAGAGAAAGATATTGAGGAGCTCTCGAAAAAGCTTGAATGCAAGAAGAAACAATTTGATTCTATTCACGGACAATTGAGTTCATATTCTTCAAATGTTGaagtaaaaaggaaagaatatgAAAGGTTGCAAAGAGGCATCGAGGGACGGATAAAGGAGCTTGAGTCGAAAGAAAAGCGATTTTCTGCCCGAATGGAAGACATTGAGTTGAAGGAGAGGCAAATTGATGAACGAACGATGAAACTCTATTCAAAAGAGAAGCAATTTGAAGGCCAATTGGAGGAAGTTGAATCAATCAGGAAGAAATATGAATGCAAATTGAAGAAGATCCTATTCAAACAGAAGCAAGTTGAAGCTCAATCGAAGGAGCTTGAGGCTAAAATGATGCAGCATGAAGCATCTGTAAAATCATTCAAAGAGCAAAAACAAGAAG TTGCAAATTACACAGATAATCAATCTTCTACTGATGAAGGGAGTTTTCGACTTTTCTCAAGTGAACCAAATGATAGAGACATCTTAGATGTTCTCCGATCGATGTCGGATCCAGCAAAAGTCACTTTGGATATAATAAAGGATCCTATTGATTCACATTGTAAGAAGGGAGATCAAGCTATGGCTATAGATGATAGCCACATCTTCCTTCTTGAGCAGCTGATGAAAATCTCACCAGATATTGCATCTCATGTTAGAGAGGAGGCAATGGAGCTTGCTCTTCATATGAAAGCTAATATGAGATTAAGTACTGACAATTCATTGGTGGTTCTAAGTTTCCTAATGATCTTGTCCATTTATAAACTAGTTTCCTCCTTTGATGAAGATGAAGTTTTAAAGCTTTTTGAAATTGTTGCTCACCACAAGCCAGCTATTGAGGTCTTCCAGATGATTGGTTTCGCAGATAAAATCTCTG ATTTTGTTGAGAATCTTATCAAGAATGAGCAGTATATCGAAGCTGTCAGATTCATTTGTGCATATGACTTGGCAGAGAAGAATCTAGCGGCTGATCTCTTTCGAGAACATGTGAACAAGGCAAAATTGACATGTGAGAGCAGTTGCAAGGAACCTAAGTCTATTAAG ATCAAAGCCGcaaaacaagaaatcacaagCCTCAAAACTGTTCTGCAGTGCATTTCGGAGAACAACCAAGAATGTGAAGATCTGGTTAAGGAGATTCAAGATCGTATTCTAGAGGTAGAAAAGCTTAAGAGAATGATTGTAATGacatctataaaaaataatttacaataCCTTTTGTAA
- the LOC112726647 gene encoding uncharacterized protein isoform X2, with translation MGKKKLLESRCSPCYINDIMSHLEKTHSDAKLAEIEAIGFGFLRHIPKWPVKQGIMVALARSYNLDRNTLQLDAANISINADLIGRVFGLPSGGDDFPSFNDKNAAHVAVKKQFHRRTQTELRKFIYECSMESEADRMEFRRHFILVVLKMFLCPTTQPVISAWHIPPILDVSNPRRFIWPMKIFNWLKKAIKKYQLKKNKTCEGCMFALLVLYFQWLKHGQLEHCQEPEPWISAWTAEELEKKAINVLDEFQTRPKRERLSFFQIRKRSLGDSDDDSPVSTGMEESDNNDNIPLSSRIALNSSLATSISKNDSSVQKVLPEPQKRNMLDCDHDNDIPVSTKMRSSQNYVQQAKKLKTSENASKHNLLPSLKEEETSITHLKGKEILSGQYSEECQKKREAVNQKLHLLEKDIEELSKKLECKKKQFDSIHGQLSSYSSNVEVKRKEYERLQRGIEGRIKELESKEKRFSARMEDIELKERQIDERTMKLYSKEKQFEGQLEEVESIRKKYECKLKKILFKQKQVEAQSKELEAKMMQHEASVKSFKEQKQEDNQSSTDEGSFRLFSSEPNDRDILDVLRSMSDPAKVTLDIIKDPIDSHCKKGDQAMAIDDSHIFLLEQLMKISPDIASHVREEAMELALHMKANMRLSTDNSLVVLSFLMILSIYKLVSSFDEDEVLKLFEIVAHHKPAIEVFQMIGFADKISDFVENLIKNEQYIEAVRFICAYDLAEKNLAADLFREHVNKAKLTCESSCKEPKSIKIKAAKQEITSLKTVLQCISENNQECEDLVKEIQDRILEVEKLKRMIVMTSIKNNLQYLL, from the exons AAAAGACCCATTCCGATGCGAAGTTAGCGGAAATAGAAGCTATAGGCTTCGGATTCTTGAGGCACATCCCAAAGTGGCCTGTGAAGCAGGGCATCATGGTGGCGTTGGCAAGGTCCTACAACCTTGATAGAAATACATTGCAGCTGGATGCTGCCAACATTTCAATTAACGCCGATTTAATTGGGCGTGTTTTCGGACTCCCTTCTGGTG GCGATGACTTCCCCTCTTTTAACGACAAGAATGCAGCTCATGTGGCAGTGAAAAAACAGTTCCATAGAAGAACACAGACCGAACTTCGCAAGTTCATATACGAATGCTCAATGGAAAGTGAAGCAGACAGGATGGAGTTTAGAAGACATTTCATATTAGTTGTCCTGAAAATGTTCTTGTGCCCCACAACCCAACCAGTAATCTCGGCATGGCACATTCCCCCGATTCTGGATGTTTCCAATCCAAGAAGATTCATTTGGCCAATGAAGATTTTCAACTGGTTGAAAAAGGCAATCAAAAAGTACCAACTTAAAAAGAACAAGACATGCGAAGGTTGCATGTTCGCCTTGTTG GTATTGTACTTCCAATGGCTGAAACATGGCCAGTTAGAGCATTGTCAAGAACCGGAGCCATGGATTTCTGCATGGACTGCTGAGGAGCTCGAGAAGAAGGCAATAAATGTTCTTGACGAG TTTCAAACACGGCCTAAGAGAGAGAGACTAAGCTTCTTTCAGATAAGGAAAAGGTCTCTAGGTGATTCAGATGATGATTCTCCAGTGAGTACTGGAATGGAAGAGTCTGATAATAATGACAATATTCCTTTGTCATCAcgcatagctctgaattcaagtTTAGCAACATCCATCAGTAAAAATGATAGCTCTGTTCAAAAGGTTCTTCCTGAACCTCAGAAACGAAATATGCTCGATTGTGACCATGACAATGATATTCCCGTGAGTACTAAGATGCGTAGTTCCCAAAACTATGTGCAGCAGGCCAAGAAATTAAAGACGTCGGAAAATGCTTCAAAACATAACTTACTCCCTTCTTTGAAAGAGGAAGAGACTTCTATAACACATTTGAAAGGAAAAGAGATATTGTCGGGTCAGTATTCAGAGGAATGCCAAAAGAAGAGAGAAGCTGTAAATCAGAAATTGCACTTGCTAGAGAAAGATATTGAGGAGCTCTCGAAAAAGCTTGAATGCAAGAAGAAACAATTTGATTCTATTCACGGACAATTGAGTTCATATTCTTCAAATGTTGaagtaaaaaggaaagaatatgAAAGGTTGCAAAGAGGCATCGAGGGACGGATAAAGGAGCTTGAGTCGAAAGAAAAGCGATTTTCTGCCCGAATGGAAGACATTGAGTTGAAGGAGAGGCAAATTGATGAACGAACGATGAAACTCTATTCAAAAGAGAAGCAATTTGAAGGCCAATTGGAGGAAGTTGAATCAATCAGGAAGAAATATGAATGCAAATTGAAGAAGATCCTATTCAAACAGAAGCAAGTTGAAGCTCAATCGAAGGAGCTTGAGGCTAAAATGATGCAGCATGAAGCATCTGTAAAATCATTCAAAGAGCAAAAACAAGAAG ATAATCAATCTTCTACTGATGAAGGGAGTTTTCGACTTTTCTCAAGTGAACCAAATGATAGAGACATCTTAGATGTTCTCCGATCGATGTCGGATCCAGCAAAAGTCACTTTGGATATAATAAAGGATCCTATTGATTCACATTGTAAGAAGGGAGATCAAGCTATGGCTATAGATGATAGCCACATCTTCCTTCTTGAGCAGCTGATGAAAATCTCACCAGATATTGCATCTCATGTTAGAGAGGAGGCAATGGAGCTTGCTCTTCATATGAAAGCTAATATGAGATTAAGTACTGACAATTCATTGGTGGTTCTAAGTTTCCTAATGATCTTGTCCATTTATAAACTAGTTTCCTCCTTTGATGAAGATGAAGTTTTAAAGCTTTTTGAAATTGTTGCTCACCACAAGCCAGCTATTGAGGTCTTCCAGATGATTGGTTTCGCAGATAAAATCTCTG ATTTTGTTGAGAATCTTATCAAGAATGAGCAGTATATCGAAGCTGTCAGATTCATTTGTGCATATGACTTGGCAGAGAAGAATCTAGCGGCTGATCTCTTTCGAGAACATGTGAACAAGGCAAAATTGACATGTGAGAGCAGTTGCAAGGAACCTAAGTCTATTAAG ATCAAAGCCGcaaaacaagaaatcacaagCCTCAAAACTGTTCTGCAGTGCATTTCGGAGAACAACCAAGAATGTGAAGATCTGGTTAAGGAGATTCAAGATCGTATTCTAGAGGTAGAAAAGCTTAAGAGAATGATTGTAATGacatctataaaaaataatttacaataCCTTTTGTAA